Proteins co-encoded in one Eremothecium sinecaudum strain ATCC 58844 chromosome VI, complete sequence genomic window:
- the FOL2 gene encoding GTP cyclohydrolase I (Syntenic homolog of Ashbya gossypii AGR335C; Syntenic homolog of Saccharomyces cerevisiae YGR267C (FOL2)), translating into MMNEKENGRAIERNSTPLNTKPVLPYTLHDPVDSDGLSWPSIGSRERVEENAEEQEKRIERIAGAVSTILTELGENVNREGLKLTPERFAKAMLYFTKGYQDNIVTDVINEAVFEEDHDEMVIVRDIEFYSLCEHHLVPFYGKVHIGYIPRKKVLGLSKLARLAEMYGRRLQVQERLTKQIAIALQEMLKPYGVAVIIEATHMCMVSRGIQKVGSSTVTSCMLGCFRERLETRQEFLNLVRTRNV; encoded by the coding sequence ATGATGAATGAAAAGGAAAATGGACGTGCTATTGAAAGAAACTCTACGCCGCTGAATACTAAACCCGTCTTACCTTATACTCTGCATGATCCAGTAGATTCTGATGGATTATCATGGCCAAGTATAGGTTCTAGAGAGCGCGTTGAGGAGAATGCCGAGGAGCAGGAAAAGCGCATTGAGAGAATTGCAGGAGCGGTATCTACTATCCTCACAGAATTAGGCGAAAATGTTAATAGAGAGGGATTAAAACTAACGCCAGAAAGGTTTGCAAAAGCTATGTTATATTTTACTAAAGGTTATCAAGATAATATTGTAACGGACGTTATAAACGAAGCAGTATTTGAAGAAGACCATGATGAGATGGTTATAGTCCGTGATATCGAGTTCTATTCACTATGTGAGCATCATCTAGTACCCTTCTACGGTAAAGTACATATTGGTTATATTCCCAGGAAGAAGGTACTGGGCCTTTCAAAACTTGCCCGTTTGGCTGAGATGTATGGGCGAAGATTACAAGTACAAGAGAGGCTTACCAAGCAAATTGCGATTGCTCTCCAAGAGATGCTGAAACCTTATGGTGTTGCTGTTATAATCGAGGCTACACACATGTGCATGGTTTCACGTGGCATTCAGAAAGTGGGATCATCTACTGTAACGTCTTGTATGTTAGGGTGCTTCAGAGAGAGACTTGAAACCAGACAAGAGTTTTTGAATCTAGTTCGCACTAGAAATGTTTAA
- the HUA1 gene encoding Hua1p (Syntenic homolog of Ashbya gossypii AGR336C; Syntenic homolog of Saccharomyces cerevisiae YGR268C (HUA1)) — protein MPEERLPTYEEVLREKGEQDQRRHNTVVNAPHRPPNRPPFPQQSAPDGRRLPWEYPRGYFCYKCANTGYKLRNGHECRACWRRFYGNQFEIERPLMDFTVPFSLGSLLGNSILYSISPMQMTCLPHGPAMQPESHMLPPGESQSSGYRCGECGGTGQIRFLFDKNICPVCHGVGRIF, from the coding sequence ATGCCTGAAGAAAGACTGCCAACATACGAAGAGGTTTTAAGGGAAAAAGGAGAACAAGATCAGCGCCGACACAATACAGTTGTAAATGCACCACATCGCCCACCTAACAGGCCACCATTTCCTCAGCAAAGTGCCCCTGATGGTCGCAGACTCCCCTGGGAATATCCGAGAGGTTACTTCTGCTACAAATGCGCCAACACAGGTTACAAATTAAGAAACGGACATGAGTGCAGAGCATGTTGGCGGCGATTCTACGGGAATCAATTTGAAATAGAGCGACCTCTCATGGATTTTACAGTACCGTTTTCGTTGGGAAGTCTTCTTGGAAACAGCATCCTGTACAGTATCTCGCCCATGCAGATGACATGTCTACCGCATGGACCAGCTATGCAGCCTGAAAGCCATATGTTACCCCCTGGAGAATCCCAATCATCAGGATATCGTTGTGGAGAATGTGGAGGGACTGGGCAAATTCGGTTCCTGTTCGATAAAAATATCTGTCCCGTATGCCATGGTGTAGGAAGGATTTTTTAA
- the HER2 gene encoding glutamyl-tRNA(Gln) amidotransferase subunit HER2 (Syntenic homolog of Ashbya gossypii ABR140C; Syntenic homolog of Saccharomyces cerevisiae YMR293C (HER2)), with translation MSFKSAFSKLKRIPEAQDKFNIFTSINLKAEDQLRNSYANGILSKTLVGVKDNIITKELPTTCSSKILEGYKSPFDATVVELLNNAGATIAGKTNMDEFGMGSGGIHSYFGPTYNPIFDDEKIICGGSSSGSGAAVAADVVDFALGTDTGGSVRLPAAYTSCIGFKPSYGRISRFGVISYAQSLDTVGIMAKDIGLVKKVYSVLDKHDPKDPTSLSDELRLKAASYHSQKKVLKIGIPVELLQPGMNEAMKNALNKVVEKLLAKGHELYPVSIPAVKNCLPIYYTLAPAEAASNLSRYDGVRYGYRDAESDAKDDVLFAPTRANFGREVRDRLLLGNYNLCSDGFQNNFLKAQRLRVALIDEFDGIFSFPNVLTGNKPNQEGIDLLLSSTSMNLPATVESYTKKDTNTPISSYINDIFTLPMSLAGLPCISIPVNDLKGVGIQLTAQYANDRCVLDTAEHILL, from the coding sequence ATGTCGTTCAAGAGTGCTTTCAGTAAGCTGAAAAGGATCCCTGAAGCTCAGGACaaatttaatatatttacaAGCATAAATTTGAAAGCTGAGGACCAGTTGAGGAATTCCTATGCAAATGGCATATTAAGTAAAACGTTAGTTGGTGTTAAGGATAATATAATTACAAAAGAATTACCAACAACATGCTCCTCTAAAATCTTAGAAGGTTACAAATCACCTTTTGATGCTACAGTGGTGGAGCTTTTAAACAATGCTGGTGCAACAATCGCTGGAAAGACTAATATGGATGAATTTGGTATGGGTTCTGGGGGAATCCATTCATATTTTGGCCCTACTTATAACCCGATTTTTGATGATGAGAAGATTATATGTGGTGGTTCATCTTCCGGCTCTGGAGCAGCGGTTGCTGCAGACGTAGTTGATTTTGCATTAGGTACAGATACTGGCGGTTCTGTGAGACTTCCAGCAGCTTATACATCTTGTATAGGATTCAAGCCATCATATGGCAGAATATCTCGATTCGGGGTCATTTCGTATGCACAGAGTTTAGATACAGTTGGGATTATGGCGAAAGATATCGGACTGGTTAAAAAGGTTTATTCTGTTTTGGATAAGCACGATCCTAAAGATCCGACGTCACTAAGCGATGAGCTCAGACTGAAAGCCGCAAGTTATCACTCTCAAAAAAAGGTGCTCAAGATTGGTATACCAGTAGAGTTACTGCAGCCAGGGATGAATGAGGCGATGAAAAATGCTCTAAATAAAGTTGTTGAGAAGTTGCTGGCTAAAGGACATGAGTTGTATCCGGTTTCTATTCCAGCGGTTAAGAATTGCTTACCAATTTACTATACCTTGGCTCCAGCAGAAGCTGCTTCAAACCTTTCTCGATACGACGGTGTTAGATATGGCTATAGAGATGCTGAGAGTGACGCAAAAGATGATGTCTTGTTTGCTCCAACAAGAGCAAACTTTGGGAGAGAAGTTCGGGATAGACTGCTTTTGGGTAACTACAATTTATGTTCTGATGGGTTTCAAAACAACTTTTTGAAGGCTCAAAGGTTAAGGGTTGCATTAATAGATGAATTTGATGGGATATTCTCATTCCCGAATGTCCTAACTGGTAATAAACCAAACCAGGAAGGTATTGATCTGCTGCTTTCTTCGACCAGCATGAACCTCCCCGCCACTGTTGAATCTTACACCAAGAAGGACACAAATACCCCTATAAGTTCTTATATTAATGATATCTTTACTCTGCCTATGTCACTTGCTGGCTTACCATGTATCTCTATTCCCGTTAATGATTTAAAAGGTGTAGGTATACAACTAACGGCACAATATGCCAATGATAGATGTGTGCTTGATACAGCGGAGCATATTCTGTTGTGA
- the GOT1 gene encoding Got1p (Syntenic homolog of Ashbya gossypii AGR337W; Syntenic homolog of Saccharomyces cerevisiae YMR292W (GOT1); 1-intron in Ashbya gossypii): MWLSESQRFGVAFTFAGCLFFLFGMFTLFDRALLALGNVLFLIGVLLIIGPHRTYNFFTRPTKRRGTLCFVFGIFMILCKWTFTGFIVECMGIAGLFGDFFSVIVQFLRSLPIIGPFMSHPAVAPVVDKLAGIRVLPV, encoded by the exons ATGTGGTTATCGGAGTCTCAAA GATTCGGTGTTGCATTCACCTTTGCCGGTTGTTTGTTTTTTTTGTTTGGCATGTTTACGCTCTTCGATCGCGCATTGCTCGCCCTAGGTAATGTATTATTTCTAATTGGCGTGTTACTTATCATTGGCCCGCACAGAACATATAACTTCTTCACCAGGCCTACGAAAAGACGCGGGACTTTGTGTTTTGTATTTGGTATTTTCATGATACTTTGTAAGTGGACTTTCACTGGGTTTATTGTAGAATGTATGGGCATAGCGGGCCTATTTGGTGATTTTTTTTCAGTCATAGTGCAGTTTCTGCGCTCACTTCCTATTATTGGTCCGTTTATGTCGCATCCTGCAGTTGCTCCAGTCGTGGACAAATTGGCCGGCATCAGGGTTCTACCGGTATAA
- the NOC4 gene encoding ribosome biosynthesis protein NOC4 (Syntenic homolog of Ashbya gossypii ADR171C; Non-syntenic homolog of Saccharomyces cerevisiae YPR144C (NOC4)), with the protein MLSVDEIKKQCKAVLGSNGKKHSNCLVRLLQLYGEMSLNGGDIEHETELRYLTISLSRVYAKLFAAGWLSLSKGSDDKQKQFTEWCRKTYMNYKSKLLVCISSIPVENSLGIDCVDAYMRMLEQEATYFASSAEVPFFPNKTLKKLVVALLRCEYANEVSGRTGESKNALWLYFVDNYYKKYVDVQFYTQAELVDSFPTSSSVAAKWLSMCNHDNHYDDESADLEVFVPNPPSAMENESKFKSNFERNWLYILGLRDLSTEQHKTILLIIHKRITPHFQNPTRLMDFMTDSYDLDNDVIPILALNGLFDLMQRYNLEYPNFYAKLYRLLTPKLMHVKFRSRFFRLMDLFLSSTHISSNLVASFIKKLARLSLDAPPAAVVSIIPFVYNLIKKHPTCMIMLHNPSYIRDPFSTIETQQELRSRIANYKDPFDDNEKNPEITGAIRSSLWELEAMMSHYHPNVATLAKVFKQPFLKHSYNMEDFLDWSFDSLLAAESSRNMKVLPSLEYEQFDTIFGGYIQSVKW; encoded by the coding sequence ATGCTATCTGTTGATGAAATTAAGAAGCAGTGTAAGGCTGTGCTTGGTAGCAATGGAAAAAAGCATTCCAACTGTTTAGTGCGACTGCTGCAGCTGTACGGTGAAATGTCACTAAATGGAGGTGATATTGAACATGAAACAGAGCTACGTTATTTGACAATATCCCTCTCTCGCGTCTATGCGAAGTTATTTGCTGCTGGTTGGTTGTCACTCTCAAAGGGATCTGACGATAAACAGAAGCAGTTTACAGAATGGTGTAGGAAAACCTATATGAACTACAAAAGCAAGCTGCTCGTATGCATCTCAAGTATACCAGTTGAAAATTCACTGGGTATAGACTGTGTTGATGCTTACATGCGTATGCTAGAACAGGAAGCCACATATTTTGCGTCGAGCGCAGAAGTCCCATTTTTCCCAAATAAAACATTAAAGAAGCTTGTTGTTGCGCTACTTCGCTGCGAATACGCTAATGAAGTGAGTGGTAGAACCGGTGAATCAAAAAATGCTCTGTGGTTGTATTTTGTCGATAATTACTACAAGAAGTATGTTGATGTGCAATTCTACACTCAGGCAGAACTTGTGGATTCATTCCCTACTTCCTCTTCTGTTGCAGCCAAATGGTTAAGCATGTGTAACCACGATAATCATTATGATGACGAATCTGCTGATCTAGAAGTATTTGTACCCAATCCTCCTAGCGCAATGGAAAATGAATCCAAATTCAAGAGTAATTTTGAGCGGAACTGGTTGTACATCCTGGGTTTACGTGATCTATCAACAGAGCAACATAAAACTATCCTACTAATAATACACAAACGTATAACACCTCACTTTCAAAATCCTACAAGGCTGATGGACTTTATGACTGATTCATATGATTTGGATAACGATGTTATTCCAATCCTGGCTCTAAACGGTTTATTTGATCTGATGCAACGGTACAACCTGGAATACCCAAATTTTTATGCAAAACTTTATAGACTTCTGACTCCTAAGCTGATGCACGTTAAATTTAGATCCAGGTTTTTCCGTCTAATGGATCTCTTCCTTTCTTCCACTCACATATCCTCCAACTTGGTCGCATCCTTTATCAAAAAGCTGGCGCGTTTGTCATTAGATGCCCCACCAGCTGCGGTAGTCAGCATCATCCCCTTTGTCTACAATTTGATCAAGAAACATCCGACATGTATGATAATGTTGCATAACCCTAGTTACATTAGGGACCCTTTTTCCACCATAGAGACTCAACAGGAGCTGAGATCTAGGATCGCCAATTACAAGGACCCATTTGACGATAATGAGAAGAACCCGGAAATCACTGGCGCAATTAGATCTTCTCTGTGGGAATTAGAAGCAATGATGTCTCATTACCATCCTAATGTTGCTACTCTGGCAAAAGTTTTCAAGCAACCATTCCTAAAGCATTCCTACAACATGGAGGATTTCTTAGATTGGTCCTTTGATTCGTTATTGGCCGCTGAATCCTCCAGGAATATGAAGGTCCTACCATCACTTGAATACGAACAATTTGACACTATATTTGGAGGCTACATTCAGAGCGTAAAGTGGTGA
- the YTA7 gene encoding chromatin segregase YTA7 (Syntenic homolog of Ashbya gossypii ABR139W; Syntenic homolog of Saccharomyces cerevisiae YGR270W (YTA7)): protein MPRNTRRSHRQHAENDTGNEIYDENGIKHTTPRSLKKVNYAEIENSYDDVDLSDESVGHENIIRSRKKPKIVDSGNEDDDDEEGQDLRSGKTKRNKKKSPYLEEDEDESFHDEVEDEEEASDFDDEDEFFEDEEEKRWQQRRERQFVVRDEDDDDGEYGSQMKNRSRQRKRRGRAMAEYDSHSPPRKLRTRRATIATDSDEGEGTRSRREALTLEDEIKELQDDSPIMEKRSLRERTKPVNYTLPPPLPDNQLNAIDYSASGAFATHSVPRGKRTLHSGQSFGPIRRLFPTGGPFGGNDVTAIFGHNTNFYGGHEDPATANNKFIDSDSSDDEILPLGATPKAKPNSEVKKKKKPEIADLDPLGVDMNINFDDVGGLDNYIDQLKEMVALPLLYPELYQSFSITPPRGVLFHGPPGTGKTLMARALAASCSTEKRKITFFMRKGADILSKWVGEAERQLRLLFEEAKKHQPSIIFFDEIDGLAPVRNSKQEQIHASIVSTMLALMDGMDNRGQVIVIGATNRPDAVDPALRRPGRFDREFYFPLPDIQARAKILEIHTRKWRSPLPKEFIEKLASLTKGYGGADLRALCTEAALISIQRKFPQIYLSDAKLVINPDEIKVISKDFMMAMDRIVPSSARSSGSIAEPLPQTVEVLLRDQLEEVKLKLNLILPRENNAMHRGSSLIKYYMEYENEENDENNDLSVGFMKQEFLKRIEKARIVKPKILITGPTGNGQQYIGSAILHYLEDYNLQTLDLGSLLSESIISVESAIVQKFIEARKRQPSVIFIPNADIWAKAIPDGAIMLLSSLLKSLQSNEKVLLLAVADNLNENSLRDSPLNFLGLDLNIVSINEPSPNQRYQYFKSLGEVLSMKPTVFRENRKRRKPLHKLPEYKMEVDNSVDSNGIKLSADEKLRKELKAFQHQDMKLKNSLKIKLSGLMDLFKNRYKRFRKPPIEDSFLVHLFEPDAFEANPEWQPAYVREGSMILEISTGKKYHNMDLDIIEERLWNGFYSEPKQYLKDIELIYRDANTSGDRERIIKASEMFANAQMGIEEISTPEFIAECKTTRNRDRLRQELFIKDANKLKEKEQITEVQTRESQPNVVTAVPEESELVGLGIGAGKQLQMQLQQEQEPAIITLDDQNKATKVQNVNHEDHFVERENTAETECNDSPEIPKKSELLEHESYEGVLNNDNTPGSVQNDTEKVPEVEPEKEPSPQQEVEPEMELVIDHATVENIISKLETKTQGFTVEQLETCYAAVLEIAWEDRLQWDKSSVLRKIQKYIGA from the coding sequence ATGCCTCGTAATACAAGAAGATCACACCGGCAGCACGCTGAGAATGACACTGGTAATGAAATATACGATGAAAATGGGATTAAGCATACCACCCCGCGTTCTCTGAAAAAAGTTAACTATGCCGAGATTGAGAATAGTTACGACGATGTAGACTTATCGGATGAATCCGTGGGGCATGAAAACATAATTCGAAGCAGAAAAAAACCTAAGATTGTCGATTCAGGAAATGAGGACGAcgatgatgaagaagggCAAGATCTTAGATCGGGGAAGACCAAGCggaacaaaaaaaaaagcCCGTACCTTGAGGAGGACGAGGACGAAAGTTTTCACGACGAAGttgaggatgaagaagaggCATCTGATTTTGACGATGAAGACGAATTTTTCGAGgacgaagaagaaaagcGTTGGCAGCAAAGACGTGAACGTCAGTTTGTAGTACGGGATGAGGATGATGACGATGGTGAATATGGTTCTCAAATGAAAAATCGAAGCCGACAAAGGAAAAGACGTGGTCGTGCTATGGCCGAGTATGATTCCCATTCTCCTCCAAGGAAGTTGAGGACCCGTAGGGCTACAATAGCTACAGATTCTGATGAAGGTGAAGGCACCAGAAGTCGCCGTGAGGCATTGACGTTAGAGGATGAAATTAAGGAATTGCAAGATGATTCTCCAATTATGGAGAAAAGGTCCTTGAGGGAGCGTACAAAACCTGTCAATTATACTCTACCTCCCCCATTGCCTGATAATCAACTAAATGCTATAGACTACAGTGCTTCTGGAGCTTTTGCCACCCATAGCGTACCTAGAGGGAAACGAACTTTGCATTCTGGTCAAAGCTTTGGACCAATTCGAAGATTATTCCCAACAGGTGGTCCATTTGGAGGGAACGATGTCACTGCAATCTTTGGACATAATACGAATTTTTATGGTGGCCATGAAGACCCTGCTACTGCAAATAATAAGTTCATTGATTCCGATTCCTCGGATGATGAAATTCTACCCCTTGGTGCTACTCCTAAAGCAAAGCCTAATTCTGAAgtaaagaagaaaaagaagcCAGAAATTGCAGATTTGGATCCACTAGGAGTGGATATGAACATTAATTTTGACGATGTTGGAGGACTTGACAATTACATTGACCAATTAAAGGAAATGGTGGCACTTCCTCTTTTATATCCAGAACTGTATCAAAGTTTTAGCATTACTCCACCAAGAGGTGTATTATTCCACGGTCCACCTGGTACTGGTAAAACCTTGATGGCTAGAGCATTAGCAGCAAGTTGTTCAACTGAAAAGAGAAAAATCACTTTTTTTATGAGAAAGGGAGCGGATATATTATCAAAATGGGTTGGTGAAGCTGAGCGTCAATTACGTCTCTTATTTGAGGAAGCCAAGAAGCATCAACCTTCTATCATattttttgatgaaatagaTGGTCTTGCCCCCGTTAGAAACTCAAAACAAGAGCAAATCCATGCTAGTATTGTCTCGACAATGTTGGCACTAATGGATGGTATGGATAATAGAGGCCAAGTCATAGTGATAGGTGCAACAAATAGACCGGATGCTGTTGATCCAGCTTTGAGAAGGCCAGGTAGATTTGATAGAGAATTTTACTTTCCGTTGCCTGATATCCAAGCTCGTGCTAAAATACTGGAAATTCATACCAGGAAGTGGCGGTCACCTTTACCAAAAGAGTTTATAGAAAAGTTGGCATCCTTAACTAAGGGTTACGGAGGTGCAGATTTACGTGCACTTTGTACTGAAGCTGCTCTCATCAGTATCCAGCGTAAATTTCCTCAGATATATTTGAGTGACGCAAAATTAGTTATTAATCCTGACGAAATTAAAGTTATCTCGAAGGATTTTATGATGGCGATGGATAGAATTGTCCCTTCTTCGGCAAGATCCAGTGGTTCCATCGCTGAACCACTGCCACAAACAGTGGAAGTATTATTGCGGGATCagcttgaagaagttaaGCTAAAATTGAACCTTATACTTCCCCGAGAAAATAATGCAATGCATAGAGGCAGTTCATTAATTAAATACTATATGGAGTATGAGAATGAAGAGAACGACGAGAATAATGATCTATCTGTCGGCTTTATGAAACAGGAGTTTTTGAAGAGAATTGAAAAAGCAAGAATTGTAAAACCAAAGATTCTCATAACCGGTCCAACTGGTAATGGCCAACAATATATTGGCTCAGCTATCTTACATTACCTTGAAGATTATAACCTACAGACACTAGATTTGGGTAGCTTACTTTCTGAAAGCATAATTAGTGTTGAGTCTGCGATTGTTCAGAAGTTTATTGAAGCGAGAAAACGTCAACCTTCTGTCATATTTATACCGAATGCCGATATATGGGCGAAAGCTATTCCAGATGGTGCTATTATGCTACTCTCTAGTTTATTAAAATCTCTACAATCCAATGAGAAAGTGCTTCTTTTGGCTGTCGCTGATAATTTGAATGAGAATAGTTTGCGTGACTCGCCTCTCAATTTCCTTGGTCTTGACCTGAACATTGTATCAATCAATGAACCATCCCCAAATCAAAGATATCAATACTTTAAAAGCCTTGGCGAAGTTTTATCAATGAAGCCTACAGTTTTTCGTGAAAACAGGAAAAGGAGGAAACCGCTTCACAAACTCCCAGAATACAAAATGGAAGTGGATAACTCAGTGGATTCTAATGGTATTAAATTATCGGCTGATGAAAAGTTGAGAAAAGAACTGAAGGCTTTCCAACATCAAGAtatgaaattgaaaaaCTCATTAAAGATTAAGCTCTCGGGTTTGATGGATTTATTCAAAAACCGTTACAAAAGATTTAGAAAGCCACCAATTGAAGATTCTTTCCTAGTGCACCTCTTTGAACCTGATGCATTTGAAGCCAACCCAGAGTGGCAACCAGCATACGTAAGAGAGGGTAGCATGATTTTAGAGATTTCGACGGGAAAGAAATATCATAACATGGACTTGGACATTATAGAGGAAAGATTATGGAATGGATTTTATTCTGAACCAAAACAATATCTGAAAGATATTGAGTTAATCTATCGGGATGCAAACACCAGTGGCGATCGAGAGCGGATTATTAAGGCTTCAGAGATGTTTGCGAACGCCCAGATGGGTATCGAAGAAATCTCCACCCCAGAATTCATTGCAGAGTGTAAAACTACTCGTAATAGAGATCGATTAAGACAAGAACTATTCATAAAAGATGCAAACAAActaaaagaaaaagaacAAATTACAGAAGTCCAAACCAGAGAATCTCAGCCAAATGTCGTAACTGCCGTTCCTGAAGAAAGCGAGCTTGTTGGGTTAGGTATCGGCGCTGGAAAACAGCTCCAAATGCAGTTGCAACAGGAGCAAGAACCAGCTATTATCACCCTTGATGATCAAAATAAAGCCACAAAAGTCCAAAACGTAAACCATGAGGATCATTTTGTGGAAAGAGAAAATACGGCAGAAACGGAATGTAATGACAGTCCTGAAATTCCTAAAAAATCAGAGCTTCTTGAACATGAGAGTTACGAAGGTGTCCTCAACAATGATAATACACCGGGTAGTGTTCAAAATGATACAGAGAAGGTACCTGAAGTGGAGCCTGAAAAAGAGCCTAGCCCACAACAAGAAGTAGAACCAGAAATGGAATTAGTAATAGATCATGCCACGGTTGAAAACATCATCTCTAAGTTAGAGACAAAGACCCAAGGCTTTACAGTTGAACAACTAGAAACTTGTTATGCTGCGGTGCTGGAAATTGCATGGGAAGATAGGCTTCAATGGGATAAATCCTCTGTTCTGAGGAAAATACAAAAATACATAGGAGCCTAA
- a CDS encoding asparagine synthetase B (Syntenic homolog of Ashbya gossypii AFR303W; Syntenic homolog of Saccharomyces cerevisiae YGR124W (ASN2) and YPR145W (ASN1)): MCGIFACYKHDCVEAFKPTALRLSKRIRHRGPDWSGNITKNDTIFVHERLAIVGLDAGAQPIVSSDGNYMLCVNGEIYNHIELREQFSDYDFKSLSDCEPIIPLYKEYGIDTPKYLDGMFAWCLYDVKKDRIIASRDPIGVTTMYMGKSSKSPKTRYFASELKCLVEECDEIISFPPGHVYDSDTDQITRYFTPNWLEESRIPQAPVHYTAIRETLEKAVRKRLMTEVPYGVLLSGGLDSSLIASIAARETEKANLELESAYSDEDFKNLAGLDKQGHLHMSGWSKLHSFAIGLPGAPDLQAAKKVAKFIGTIHHEHTFTLQEGLDALDDVIHHLETYDVTTIRASTPMFLLSRKIKAQSVKMVLSGEGSDEIFGGYLYFAQAPNAEDFHVESVKRVKNLHLADCLRANKSTMAWGLEARVPFLDREFLQLCMNIDPKEKMIRPEEGRIEKYILRKAFDTSEDPEAKPYLPEEILWRQKEQFSDGVGYSWIDSLKDAAESAISDEQFANPKPEWGDDIPTTKEAYWYRLKFDALFPQATAASTVMRWIPKADWGCAEDPSGRYAKIHDQHVVN; the protein is encoded by the coding sequence ATGTGTGGTATTTTTGCCTGTTATAAGCACGACTGTGTAGAAGCCTTTAAGCCAACAGCTTTACGTCTATCTAAAAGAATTAGACATAGAGGTCCTGATTGGTCAGGAAACATCACTAAAAATGATACAATATTTGTACATGAGCGTTTAGCTATTGTTGGTTTAGATGCTGGTGCTCAACCTATTGTTTCTTCTGATGGAAATTATATGTTATGCGTTAATGGTGAAATATATAACCATATTGAACTAAGGGAACAATTCAGTGATTACGATTTCAAGTCTCTTTCAGATTGTGAACCTATCATTCCGCTATATAAGGAGTATGGTATTGATACACCTAAATACTTGGATGGTATGTTTGCATGGTGTTTATATGACGTCAAGAAAGACCGTATAATTGCTAGTAGGGACCCAATTGGTGTTACTACTATGTATATGGGAAAATCTTCCAAGTCTCCTAAGACAAGGTACTTTGCATCTGAGCTTAAGTGTTTGGTTGAAGAGTGTGACGAGATAATATCATTCCCACCTGGTCACGTTTATGACTCTGATACCGATCAAATCACTAGATATTTTACTCCTAACTGGTTGGAGGAGTCACGCATTCCACAAGCTCCTGTTCATTATACTGCAATCCGCGAGACGCTTGAGAAAGCAGTTAGAAAGAGGTTAATGACCGAAGTTCCGTATGGTGTCTTGCTCTCTGGCGGTTTGGACTCTTCTCTTATCGCTTCCATTGCCGCGCGTGAAACTGAGAAGGCTAATCTTGAACTAGAGTCAGCTTATTCTGATGAGGACTTCAAAAACCTTGCTGGTCTGGACAAACAGGGACACCTTCACATGTCTGGTTGGTCAAAATTGCACTCTTTTGCCATTGGGTTACCTGGTGCGCCAGATTTGCAAGCTGCTAAGAAAGTTGCGAAGTTCATTGGTACTATTCACCATGAGCACACCTTCACACTACAAGAGGGATTAGATGCTTTGGATGATGTGATTCACCATTTAGAAACTTACGATGTTACTACAATTCGTGCCTCTACTCCAATGTTCTTGCTTTCCCGTAAAATCAAGGCCCAAAGTGTAAAGATGGTTTTATCCGGAGAAGGTTCTGATGAGATATTTGGTGGCTATCTTTACTTCGCACAAGCACCTAACGCAGAAGACTTCCATGTTGAATCTGTAAAGAGAGTTAAAAATCTGCACTTAGCTGACTGCCTACGAGCCAACAAGTCTACTATGGCATGGGGTTTAGAAGCACGTGTTCCATTCTTAGACCGCGAGTTCTTACAGCTATGTATGAACATTGATCCTAAAGAGAAAATGATCAGACCTGAAGAGGGTCGTATTGAGAAGTACATCCTAAGAAAGGCTTTCGACACGTCCGAAGATCCCGAAGCCAAACCATACTTGCCTGAGGAGATATTGTGGAGACAAAAGGAACAGTTTTCAGACGGTGTTGGTTACTCATGGATTGACAGTCTGAAGGATGCTGCTGAGAGCGCGATTTCTGATGAGCAGTTTGCGAACCCTAAGCCCGAATGGGGAGATGATATCCCTACAACAAAAGAAGCTTACTGGTACAGATTGAAGTTTGACGCGCTATTCCCTCAGGCTACAGCAGCATCAACTGTTATGCGTTGGATCCCTAAGGCAGATTGGGGTTGTGCTGAAGATCCTTCTGGTAGATACGCTAAAATTCACGACCAGCATGTTGTTAATTGA